CGCAGAGCTTCGCACagccctccgcggctcggcgccttcctgtgtcccgccttcctcctctccgtcgctccgAGGCCTCAGcaaaggcggcagcgaggtcGGGTGGCCTGCGCTGCTGACGGCCTGGACTGCgtcgggggcggggggcgccttcgccggcgcgccgcagagctccGTGGAGATGGAGACTCTCGGCGActccgcggaaggcgcccgcgacggcagTGTAGGCGACCCCTGTCGCGCCGGGATGGCGGTGACGAGCGGGAAAGTGGAGCGCCGCTTCGTTGGcgtggcggcgaagaaaacggcggCGGGGTGGaacgaggacgccgacgacggccaAGCGGAGCGGGCTCTGACCGCGAGTGACGGCGTACGTACACGGCAGGGGCagtgcggcgcgccagctgcgACGTCGCTGAGTCTGGCGAAAgccgaagagcgagaagaaggcatgcggagtcgcgcgcgctcggtGGAGGACGCGTGttgcgcgacggccgcaggGCTGGGAGAAGGAAGGGATGGAGCGGAAGACAGCGTCTTGGGCGAAAGCACTGACACaaagcgcgcggccgcgacgatTGAGAGCGCGGGGCTCCAAACTGCGAACGCCATTCAGGACAGCTTGGTCCTCGTCACGTCCAACTTGAGGTACGTTGAGAATGTGCAGCCTTTTTTGTGAACAGCGCCTGTGGCAGGCTGCGcaggggggagaggcgcgcgcgcatgtgCACTGGAGCTCGGCAACGGGTCACAAGCACTCCGACTGCCGCACGGCGGGTTTCACAGTCGGTTTTTGTTCGCTGCGCACTTTTGGCAGGTACTTGCGGCGCTTTGTAGAATTCGTGTTTCGAGTGCCTGTTCCCACGTGGGAAGCAGGGAGGCAGTTTGCTATCAGTGCATGGTGCGGGGGCCACGAACTCGTTTTCTGGGCGCGTCACACGATCTACCTTTTTTTTCAGCATTTCTGAGGGCCGCACGAACGCCGCCGCTTGACCTGTagggggcgaggcgggcgtATCTGCAGTGGAAGACACGGCTTTTTTTCCGCGGCTTTCGTCTTTTCTCAGGCGGGCGATTTCCACCCTCTTGATTGCCCTGGGTCCCTCCGTGCAAGTTCATTCGCAAACTGTTCAGatcctttcttctctccaggTTCGcctttctgcctcgcgctctctcttgCAATCTCTCAACACCCCCCCCCTACCCCCTCCCCGCTCCCGGCGGCCTGCTCCTGGGGCCTTAAATGGGAAGGCGCGATTCACGACACGAGttttgcatgcgcgtgcgcagatGTATTGCCGTGGGTGCTGGCGTGTCCGCCAGAGGTGCCTGTGTGCGCCAGAGGGGCGTGGTGTGTCGGCTCCACAACGTGTTGTCGCCGTTCTTTCCTGTGCACTTTTCTGCTCACAGGAATCGACGCGTTTCCCGGATGCGCTGTCGCTTTCGAGTTTTTCGTTTTCGCGCaagtcgtcgccgccgctgtctcaGCTCGAAGAGGCGATcgtcggcgcgtctctggGGCAGCTGTATGCGAGTCACTTGGATCAGAAGTTCAACCGCGGCAACAAGCGGATCTACACGACGCTTGTGGGGCGTCTCTttgccttctccgcgtggCTCTTCGCGGAGGGATCTACGGAGCGCCaggccgtcgtcgtcgttgGTCACTCCCGATGGCTGCGCTACTTCTTCCGCATGTTTCTCCCGGTAAgcgaagcggctgcgcgaagaggaggcggccgcacgccgggcggcgcagcgtgcCTCATCTGAACTTGGCGCAGCCCCCTGATTCGTGGCCTTGCAAGCGCTAGgtggagagagggaaggaaAACGAACGGCGGTgggggcgcgtcgcctctgtttgcgggggggagggggggaggtgATTTCCCCgtggcgtcttctccgcggagTTTGTTTCCGCGCGTGAATCTGAGCGGGCGCTGTGCCGGGGCGTGTGCAGGCGGATCAGACGCACccagcggcggagaagaagctgtCAAACTGCGGCGTGCTCAAGTTCGACTTTCTTCAGCTGCGTCAAAAGGGCTCCGCGCGCACCGACTACCTCATCGACTCGCGGTCCTGTCAGCTCTTgcgaggcgccttcgcctcttaGTCGGGTTCGCAGATGGCAACGGAACTTTTTGCTAGGGAAGAAGTTAAGATACCAAACTGTTCTGGACGCTGTGCCTTCAAAGGTAATGCGCACGCAAGCGCCCAGCGAACTTGGGGTCGTTGGAGTGGAGGACtcagaaaacgcagacggGCGCTCGGCGGGCAAGGCACGCTATGTGTGCGACTTGTGTTTTTTTCAAGTGCACGCCGCAGTAAACAGCCCGTGTGGGCGTTTCGACTCAGTGTCAGTATCCGCGCGCAATTCCGCCGAGAAACGTGCGCGTGGCGGTTGCGAGAAAAAACTTGAGTGCAGGGCGATTTTCGCGCCTGGGGGCCGCTCTCATTGATGGTAACGGCGCTTCAGTCCACGTAGACGCACCTACACAGGCCTCGTTGAGGCGTCGTGAGGCTGAATCCGCGCAGTGGACAGCACGTTCTCGCACGGTTCACAGAAGAAAAGCGATTCTCATTGCAGTATAGCCAGCAACTTGCGCTTTTGAGCCCGCCTTCGCACCTTTTCTGCCGCACTACTCAGCAGTGGCTCTCTATAATCTACAAGCAATGAGCCTTTTCCGCTGTCAGCCGTCGCTTGCTCGGCAAGCTAAGCCAGAAACAGATGCGAAGACCATCGGCATGTGGCACGTAGTCGAGTTGGATTTTGCCGCGACCGAACTGGCTATCCTCCGCGGTAGGGGCTGTCTGGTTAATTCGCTCCGCGAGCGAGCTAGTGGCTGAGGAGTGTGTAGGAAACCGAGCCTCGACTCAAAATCAAGCCAGATCTCTGGCCTTCACGCTGACACTCAGGCTGGCGGGATGCTTGCGTGGAACTCTGGGGAAAACGGTTTTCCGCGCAGTTCATGCGGAGAGTGCGTTTTCGTTCTCGTGAGGGATGTGGAGCGGTGTAGACGGTCAGCGAACTCCACCGCCGTAGTCAGGCAACTAAGCGATGACGCGTGCTGGCGAAGCGCTAAAAACGGGCGGGAAGGGTGCCAGTTCGCGGTCGGTCTAGAAAGGAGTATCGAACGTGTACATCGAGGGCCTTCAAATGGCATAGGAGAGACTTTATCCATCGACATAATAGGCAGGAGagcccttctcctctcccaCAAAGGCACGCAGATGTTTTTCGCTCGTGAACTATTCTCAGAGTTTCGACCCCAGCACCTCCGCTGGAGCGCCTCTTGGCTGGCTCGCTGCGATTCAGTTTCCTCCACTCATTGCCTGCTCGACAGGCTCGGCGCGCATGGCTGCCTGGAGATTCTTGTTCGCGAAGTCCCAGTTCACCACGTTCCACCAGCCTGCGCAGACCAGCATCCACAGCAAATGTACCAGTGAGCACAGCGCCAGCGGACAAAGCGTGCGGCTGCTCAAAAGTATGGAGGCCGTCCCACGAGCGGGGAAATGCAGATATCTTACCTTTCATGTAGGAGCTTCGGTCGTTTTGAGTGTCGAGGTAGTACGCGTGTTCCCACACGTCGCACGTGAGGATAGGCCACTTATTGGCCGTGATCGGATTGCCGGCATCGTGGGTTTCGCGCAGTTCCAGCCGCTTGTTCTGATTGCACCACACAAGCCAGACCCAGCCGGAACCAAAGTGCTTCGCGGCCACTTCGTTGAACTGCGACTTGAAGTtggagaaggacgagaaaGCCTTGTCGAGCTCGTCCTTCACCAACCCCGAGGGCTGACCGCCTCCGTTCGGCTTCATCGAGTTCCAGTAGAACGTGTGGTTCCACACTTGGCCGGCATTGTTGAAAATGCTCCCGTCCGCGGTTCGGATGATGTCTGAACAGACACAGCCGAGGTAAACTACAGGGAAATGATGCGCGTCGCGTCTGATCCCCGTCTCTGCGATTCCGCAGGGCTGGACTGGCGCACACTGTACTCACCTTCGAGTTTCTTTTTCTCGAACTCGGTGCCCTTGATCAGCTTGTTCAGCGTCTGCACATATGTCGCGTGGTGCTTGTCGTGGTGGAACTGGAGCGTCTTGGCGCTGATGTGCGGTTCGAGCGCTTCGTAGCCGTAAGGCAACGGAGGCAACTCGAAAGTGCCGCTACCGAAGAGCGACATCATCGTGCGGACGTAGAAGGTATGAAACGCCGGAGCTAGAAACTTGGAGCGGAGAGTTTTGTTCTCGAAGGGCCTCCTTGAGCTTGCTAGCAGGAGTGAAACCGGCTGGATGGATGCCGACGCGAACATACTCTTGGCTGCATGTGCGGATCGCTCCTGTTCGAGGAGGCATCAACAACTGTCGAGCCAGTAATGCAAATAAACAGATTTGACACCCAGGCCGCTACGTGGTTACTCGTACGGCAGCCAGGTGAGCCAGTTGGCTACATTGGCATCCCGCGTCGTTAAACGGAGCAAGGTTCGCTGCTATGCGAGCCAACCGATTGCCACCCCGGTCATCCAGCGCGGCTAGTCCTGTGTTTTCGGGCGCTTCGAGAggctgcgctcgcgtcgtAAGAAGCTCCGACCCGCACACCCGTGTTTGTGGTGAGTAGTAGGGAGCCTGTTCCTCGACTTTCACTCTGGGCATCCACCTGTAACAGCTTCTTCCCGACGTTCAGACAGCCCCAGCTCAGCGGGGGGCCTCTTTGATACAGCCATTTCTAGCCAAATGGCGAGTACGATTTCGTGGTGCCTGCCATCGTGGAAAACCGCTACGCACGTCTGGGTTCACGGACACGCTGTAAGACGTCTACAAGAAGTAGATCCAGTCAAGCTTGAGCGACACACCAGCACTGTCGCATCCCCTGCCATCCTCAATTCCACCCCCGTTGGTCTATAACCCATCTTTTTCTGGAGAAATATGTCCGAAGAACTAAAGCGATCAGCTTGTTCCAAGTGACATTACTCTTACGTGGAGTTTCTGGGTTTGTAGGAACTACCGTCTTTCTGGTAGTTTACACTAGAAGTTTGACTGCCTCTTGTTGCAGTAGCGGCTGCTCCATGCAGTAGTTTTTCCCATCATCAGCACATCATAAGCAGCTACTTCTGTGACTGGAGAACATTTCACGCCTCGACATGTAGCCAGGGGACAGCCGCCTGTAGGAGCGATTCTTGTAATCATCATCTACACTTGAAGGTTCTGGCACAACTGCCATGAAACGCTGCACCGGACTGAACCCTCTATGCGAAACAGCGTGTGCTACCTGCTAAAGCCTCGCTGTTTGCACGAGTGGGACAGTGAATTGCAAAACTCGGCGAGGACGGGGTTACGGTTTTCGGATTCCCTGTGCGTCGGGGTTCACGATGTGAAGACAGCTCCCTTTTCAACCAGATTCTTTCATACCACACTCTTCTCCCCTGCTGGACACCCAGGAAGAGCGAGTCCTCGAGGGGAAATTCTCTTCTGGAAGCGCGTCACTCAGCGACAAAGCAACTTCCGAATGTGCGAAACACTCCTTTCATTGGCGCCCTCCCGTGGGCAGCGTAATGACGCAGTGTGTCGCACAGGTAGGCGTTCCCTAGACAGACAAAGCACATGGAAAGCTGAGGTTCCTAAACCCTAACCGCTTCCTTGCTAGTTAGGAGAGACGTGAGCGCTAATCGGCCAAGAGGAAGTCGCCGTCGGGCAGTTGCCACCCCCTCAGACGTGGATATCGCAGCACCCTTTTTCACCACCCAAATGCACTCTTGAGGTTCCTCTCGCATGCGGTCCTTCCTTCCGACACCACATGCCGttcgcttctcctctctcagaACGACACACTTTCACAGAGCATGCATGATGCTGGAGGTTGCTGCTCACATCCACAGTGCTTCATTAGGGCTCTCGCCGCACACCGCCAGAGAGCGCTAGGGGAAagccggctgctgcgcagatTAGAGGGAACCATTGGCTAATCTGACACGAAGCACCGCGCTTCGACGCACTCGCCCGGCGCGAGTGTCCCAACTCGACGCACTTTGTTTCATTCAGCACTCCATCCAACGCCCTTACTTGTCTCTTATCACACAGCGAAGAGCAAAATAAAACCAGAAGGTCTCTCGAGAGTAGCAGAAGTGGATGCTAGCCCTGCGTGTATAGGCCTTGCCGCGCACCTTCGCACAACCACTTCGGGAGTCGGTTAGGGCGCGCGAACTAAGCGATCGCTTCCTTTGCAAGCATGAACAAGCGGTGAAGGCGGACTTCCGGATAGTTGCGGTTCCTTATTTTCAATGAactgagagagaggaagactcAGGTTGTCGCATAAGCACTATACGCATAcagtgcgcatgcagaagtTCGCGCGGGGGCCATAAATATCCAAGCTAACAGGCAATTACATGCGATCGGCATGTCTTCTTCTTTTACAGGCCTGTGCAACCACCTTAGATTcgctcctctttttctctttaGTCATCCACCCCGTCTCTCCACCTCTTTTCACACGTCTGGTGGGTCACTGTCGAGAGGCTTTCCTGTGATCGGACGCGCGTCCCTTCATCACTCGAACTCGCGACACACTGAGCACGAgctgctctctcgccttATTCGCCCTGAGCGTCGTCGTTCTTTCATTCTGCCGCGTTACTTGCCTGTCTACAGCCGCTCATCATCCAGACGGCTGTGGCCctgggcgcggccgcacctcacgcgcctctccccttTTTTCCATGGAGTCGTCGGgcgctcctctcctcgcctgctgctgcttctttcgtTCGCTCGTTGGCATCTCCCGCGCGCGTAAATAGGCGCCAGCGCACTGactctctccttcctgtcGGCTCGTCTGAGTTGCAGCCAGTTCCTGCGGGCGTTGGAGCCTCCTGCATCCTGGCGTTGTGTTTTGTCTCtgtgccgcgtctgcgtgtgcgcgtcgGTGGtgacgcgtcgtcgccgttcATCTGTGACCTCGAGCCTTCTTTTCCGCTCATTCAGCAGCATGCGAcctcccgcaggcgcgtcgcaggGCGCGTTGCCGCcgagcgggcgcggcaggaACATGTTTGCCCGCGCGGATAATCGCCCGCACTGgatgcgcgcggccgcggagggcgcgtcCCCCTCTTTTGCCGGTGCATGTCCCGacgcggcttctgcggcgccaccTGCCGCAGGGTCACAGTCGCCCTCCCTTCCGCCGTCccccgcctctgcctctgtctctgcgttctcTGCGCCCAGCGGGGCGTCGCCACGCGTGTTTGGCAAGgtcggcgcgcctctcgccctgcgcgagggctttccgcgcccgccgcagccctgGCCTGCTTCCgggccgcctgcctccggcTTCCCACGGGACGCAGGTTTCGCTGGCGGCCAGACAAGCCCCGTGCGCGGAAACCCGTTCTGCTCGCCCTTCCACGCGCCAgagggcgaccgcggcgggccgggcggcgcggccttcccctggtcagcagcggcgccgccgttcgccgccggcggcgccgctggtggggcggcctcctctgcggctgtacgtacaccggaAGTGCTGGCCGCGCCCGGCATCGGCATGCAGcctggagccgcggcggacgcggtgggcgccggcggaggcaagTCGCTGCAGGAGATGCAGAAGATGATTGAAGAGCAGATGCGCATCCAGCAGAAGGAGATTCTGCAGCAGATCATGCACCAGATGCAGGcacagcgagacgcgccacagtccgcagccggcggccaGACTCAgcccgcctcgtccgccgacAAAGTTGGAAAGCCTGAGTGCTACGAGGCGATCGGCTCGACTTTGTGGTAGGCTGCACTGAACTAACCGTCTTTCTCTATTtggcacacacacgcgccgaGCTTGGCGCGAAACGGAGTCTTGGCGTCGGTACCACGCATTTCCTCTTCACGCGGACTGCGACGCGGGGGCTGGCAGGAGGTCGCCCTTACACACGAGATATAGACGCCGAGCCGAGACGGGCTGTCTGTGCTTTGTTTCTCCGTCTCTCACTCTTCCCTTCTGGAGGCGTGCGGGTAAAACCCGCGGCGCCCATTTCGTTTCCTGCCTGCCTCACTCCACCCTCTTCGCAGGTACCGTGTCGAAACGACAACAGGGCTAAAGTATTTTTACCATAAGAAGACCAAGCAGGTAGGACCTCGCGCGAAAGCCACGAAGTCGCTCAGCGACCTTCAGATACCTCCTTCcaaagggggggggaaagggggggagggggaaggggggaggcAGGCGTAGCTGAGAGTCTTGCAGAGAGAATCCGCTTTGCCCTGTTGGTTCACTCTATCCATGTACGTTTCGCCGTGGCTGCCCAGGACATCTTTCCTCTGTCTTTCCCTGACACGCTAGATGAGCTTTTCTTTCTATCGACCTCTCCTTTCGCCGGTCTgggtcgccgcctgcctcctcaggCGTCACTCGCTGTAAACCCTAAACCATCGCCCGCAACCCTTTCAGCGCGCGTCGTATCTGCGTgcaccgccgcgcctttTGTCGTGAAGCGTCTTTGATTTATGTGTCTGATGTGtttcgctgcgctcgcctgcaggcgacgtgGACGTGCCCTCCGGAGATCGCGGATCTGGTGCACGCCATCGACGCCCGCATGGggggcggcggtggcgcggcggcttcctcggcttcctcttcttcttccacgTCCTCATTTTGgtcctgcgcgccgtcgacggagtcggcctccgctgcgccggagAGCAGTCAGAAGGCAAGCGCCGAGACGAACgggaagcggaagcgcgaaagcgaggaggaggaagactcCTCGTCGGAGTCGTCAGACTCGAGTGACGAAAAAGAGTCTGAGGAGATGAAGCAGCTCAAGATGCAGATGGCGCGCTATGAGGCCTTCAAACAAATGCTGCGTGAGAAGAACCTCGGGCAGTTCGCCCACTACGAAAAGGTAAGAAAGAATTTAGAAACAGAGAGGGTGAAGAAGGAGGGCGACACATGAGGGGTTCCTCTGCTTGAGCCGCGGCTTCAAGAGGCCGTTTGAAAGAAAATACGCGGCCTTCGTTCGCTTTCGCTGCTGGACTGAATGCCCTAGCGCTGCGCCTtttcctgcctccgccgtctcgtGTAGTTTTGGTCAACGGTTCCAGCAAAAATCCGACACAACAGAGGCCCTCCAAGAAAGCGCGAATGCGGCGCGAGGTCAGTTCTATCAGAACTGCGCGTCTGGTGTTTGCCGTCTCTTGGTCGTTtttgtctcttcgccgctcctTCGGGCCCTTCGCCAGGCGCTCCCAAAGCTCCTCTTTGACCCGCGGTTCGCGGCCATTCCGGCTGAGCAACGCAAGCGCCTCTTTGATAAGTGTCTCAAGGAGGTCATCGCGGAAACGCGCCAAGGCCAGAAGGAGGTGAGTTGCGATTCCTTTCCGCGAGGCGATGTCTCGGTGATCTCTCTCGATTCGTCGCTCCGCCGGGCCGCATATCCACGGTCTTTTGCGTATCTGTCGGACTCGCAGTCGGGGCTGGCGTGAGGAGTTGACCTCGGCGCTCAAAAGGGCAACACGCAGCTTGCATCTCCGCACACGGCAGCTGTCCATACagtcgcgcgcatgcagcattTTTCGCGTCGAGGCAGATAAAACTGCGACACGCTTGAgggccgcagagcgccgccccCCAAGCCCTCTCTTCCCGCGGCTGTCCGCCCCCCTCTATCTCCGACTAAGACCTATAAATACTATTTACATGTATGGATACATacatttatacatatatacatttgGATGGATGCgtatagggtttagggatatatatttatatatatgtatatgtatgtatgcaaatatatatatatatatgtatatatccgTGGGTATTACGGCGTCCGTGCAGAGAGCGTATGTTAATATTTTTGGTTTCGGTGCGGCTGGGGGGTTGCCTGTTCAGCTGATCGATGCGTTCCGCGAGTTGATGAACGAGCTCTACGAAAGCGGCCACATCCACGCGTCGTCGACCGTCGAGACCCTCGAGAAGCGCTGCGGGCAAGATCCGCGCTGGCTgcccgcgggcgtctccgcctcggaCTGGGCGCAGATTCGCAAGCGCCTCGTGGAGGAGACTGTCGAGAAGCGCCGACAGGAGAAGACTCTGCAGAAAAACAACATCAAGAGAGATTTCAAGAGACTCATGCGGTACGCATCGCGCCCGTGAAAGGAGCAGTCCCTCCCACGAAGCGAATGGATGCACGTAGCCCTAGAGGCAGATCCACGTGCATTCATTCGCCCCTGCGTTTTTTTACATATGCGGAGGCACTCGATGCTTCAAAGCACatcgcggaaggcgcggcggtccAAAGGGGGGGGTGGCTTGCGCGTATGTTGTGCTCAGATTCGAGTTTTCGTGTGtattttttttctgcgcggcgttgTTTCTAGAGAAAAGATGGCGGAACGGCCGAGCGACGAGTGGGCTGCGCTGCGCAAGGAGCTGCGGTCGCATCCGCAGTATCTGCTGCTGGTAAGTCACCACGAGAGGGAAACGAGGCTCCGCGCCGGAACCTGAGTGGAGGCAGCGTCTACCGGCGTCGTTCGTATTCTactcgcgcgccttgcgtcgacgccgcggtGTTCAGCTGGGGGAtgggaggcagcgccgctggGAAGGCCGGTGTGTCGGCGGCATCACCCTGGCAAggctgcggagagacagaaatATCGCAAAccaggccgcagagagggagacagagggcgaCACTGACTTTGCACAAGACGCCAGGCGGCCAGGATCAATGCATCTGCCAACTGCAGCGAGCGGACATTTTGGCCGTTGAGCGCGCAGCGTTTTCCAGGGCAGAAAGCGGCGCAGTGAGGAGCTGTGGATATCCGAGGTCGCCCTGCGGAGAATGTACGTTTCGCAGGGgtcggcgagcgagcgagagcgaatCTTCCAGCAAGTCTGTGAGGAGTTGACCTTCCTGAacgaggagaaaaaacgctCTGCGGACAACGCcgtggaagacgcggaaacCAAGCGTGTGAACCTGATGAAGaccgaggccgccgctgccttcatGTGAGGAACACTGGAGCTCGGGAAACTTCGGCGTGTCGGGTTGATCTCCGAAATCCATCTTCTTCCCCACAATCgattcttcttctctcgtaGCGACTTGGCCTGGTTTTCACGCTTCTGTCCGGCGCGCGACTCGCAACTTTTTGCGTTTCCGCGTGCGTATCGTCCTTcttgtctgtctccgcctacgtgcgcgtctgcgcctctgaAGGCGGCTACTGCTTCGCAGGTTTCCTCGCGGCTTTGAAGTTTTTGGCGCCTTTTGTTTCTTTTTGTGCATGCAGGAACATGTTGGTAGAGCGCGTGAAGAATCCATTTGCTCAGGGGTGAGAAAACCAACGTCGCACACGGTTCGTGGCTGTCAAGATGACTTCTGGCATATGACCTCCACACTGACAGAGACTGCATATTCAAAGCTGCCATGTAATTTTTGAGCAACGTGCAAACTTGTGGCCGGCATCTCTCtgtgcaaatatata
This portion of the Besnoitia besnoiti strain Bb-Ger1 chromosome VII, whole genome shotgun sequence genome encodes:
- a CDS encoding phosphoglycerate mutase family protein (encoded by transcript BESB_078530); amino-acid sequence: MDSLSAAAASAAAQAAEAAGAALTTGSSSSSLLVFVFPFLFPPSLFLLLLLTFFVFFAASVLLRYLKILHLRRQQELLRLAASSAAAGVQPPGAAPAVYLSGISALCAPAAPSAGRWISFEHLALLALLTKDAAWNVLRKLGLAAYAILFFCLSGEERGLETALKRQRVSLDTADAIERRTIIFIRHGESVWNATFNRPMLSFFFPLRFCLFWLWELFLAPERDSVLFDSPLSTVGICQAAELRTALRGSAPSCVPPSSSPSLRGLSKGGSEVGWPALLTAWTASGAGGAFAGAPQSSVEMETLGDSAEGARDGSVGDPCRAGMAVTSGKVERRFVGVAAKKTAAGWNEDADDGQAERALTASDGVRTRQGQCGAPAATSLSLAKAEEREEGMRSRARSVEDACCATAAGLGEGRDGAEDSVLGESTDTKRAAATIESAGLQTANAIQDSLVLVTSNLRRAISTLLIALGPSVQVHSQTVQILSSLQESTRFPDALSLSSFSFSRKSSPPLSQLEEAIVGASLGQLYASHLDQKFNRGNKRIYTTLVGRLFAFSAWLFAEGSTERQAVVVVGHSRWLRYFFRMFLPADQTHPAAEKKLSNCGVLKFDFLQLRQKGSARTDYLIDSRSCQLLRGAFAS
- a CDS encoding superoxide dismutase SOD3 (encoded by transcript BESB_078540) gives rise to the protein MMSLFGSGTFELPPLPYGYEALEPHISAKTLQFHHDKHHATYVQTLNKLIKGTEFEKKKLEDIIRTADGSIFNNAGQVWNHTFYWNSMKPNGGGQPSGLVKDELDKAFSSFSNFKSQFNEVAAKHFGSGWVWLVWCNQNKRLELRETHDAGNPITANKWPILTCDVWEHAYYLDTQNDRSSYMKGWWNVVNWDFANKNLQAAMRAEPVEQAMSGGN
- a CDS encoding hypothetical protein (encoded by transcript BESB_078550) gives rise to the protein MRPPAGASQGALPPSGRGRNMFARADNRPHWMRAAAEGASPSFAGACPDAASAAPPAAGSQSPSLPPSPASASVSAFSAPSGASPRVFGKVGAPLALREGFPRPPQPWPASGPPASGFPRDAGFAGGQTSPVRGNPFCSPFHAPEGDRGGPGGAAFPWSAAAPPFAAGGAAGGAASSAAVRTPEVLAAPGIGMQPGAAADAVGAGGGKSLQEMQKMIEEQMRIQQKEILQQIMHQMQAQRDAPQSAAGGQTQPASSADKVGKPECYEAIGSTLWYRVETTTGLKYFYHKKTKQATWTCPPEIADLVHAIDARMGGGGGAAASSASSSSSTSSFWSCAPSTESASAAPESSQKASAETNGKRKRESEEEEDSSSESSDSSDEKESEEMKQLKMQMARYEAFKQMLREKNLGQFAHYEKALPKLLFDPRFAAIPAEQRKRLFDKCLKEVIAETRQGQKELIDAFRELMNELYESGHIHASSTVETLEKRCGQDPRWLPAGVSASDWAQIRKRLVEETVEKRRQEKTLQKNNIKRDFKRLMREKMAERPSDEWAALRKELRSHPQYLLLGSASERERIFQQVCEELTFLNEEKKRSADNAVEDAETKRVNLMKTEAAAAFMNMLVERVKNPFAQGEFGGKSIPVDLVKADSRFNTDVLSESEKHTLYVSFVEEFTTGRVRLFMTKLNTLPYEKLKASFEEVLEELQTNKRLFEGMPQAELVANFERWKRDKTNELKEAFVLWLRQNPDICRGCDEQGEKFAKLIERLETDIRYNRLDYIPEEREELVRQRIREVNLEFVRKPPIATKAQRLPQ